One stretch of Oncorhynchus keta strain PuntledgeMale-10-30-2019 chromosome 16, Oket_V2, whole genome shotgun sequence DNA includes these proteins:
- the LOC118395585 gene encoding zinc finger protein with KRAB and SCAN domains 1-like: MADGMVFHTQIASIMEVLANAAVSEICKLVDDDYAVFRLEITQTQKENRALRRKLQLFELKMARERVLASRPNSVKILDRYRAMARGEGHFTKGHRSFVKPGGHNTWGDDQPITVDEGSGTTTQHIIEIESADAGPGVKQERSEGEEDPRHSRVIQTRAAEVHSVATEDPATVQPRTQRSVTEVRDRHESETDTETLTVTQRLLHTGSDHRSDPERLGPLGCPPAPGSEYLLYGNPSMRAVNSHPDSGDASEIGNDPSCSYATEMDPGNMRLGLETHTDLSRGNWNRYSSSVYSEGCLDDKGEGLVVEEVTVKVEGDDPPTWNADSHLGDGHSQGGDFLDYRGSLETNQNVATHSPLHTLRDHDPVSTSMGPSDSHGRVLFDQVLKSNDRARAQAQGEGETLGGSKEKRFLCRFCNKGFSCPQKVEIHQRVHTGVKPFSCTQCHMCFAQAGNLKRHQRVHTGVKPFSCTQCPMCFAQAGDLKRHQRVHTGEKPYSCTQCPMRFAQAGHLKMHLKVHTGERPFACTHCGKRFSERSYLRIHQQKKHSTL; encoded by the exons ATGGCTGACGgtatggtttttcacactcaaatagcctccatcatggaggttctagcgaatgcagccgtgtcagagatctgtaaactcgtagacgacgactatgcagtgtttcgtttggaaataactcaaaCCCAGAAAGAAAACAGGGCATTGCGGAGGAAACTACAGCTATTTGAACTGAAGATGGCACGGGAGCGCGTCCTAGCCAGTCGTCCCAATAGTGTCAAGATTCTCGACCGGTACAGAGCAATGGCTAGAG GTGAAGGACATTTCACTAAAGGCCACAGGAGCTTTGTGAAGCCAGGGGGACACAATACATGGGgagatgaccaaccaatcactgttgatgaggggagtggaaccACAACCCAGCACATTATCGAGATAGAG TCTGCAGATGCAGGTCCTGGGGTCAAGcaggagaggtctgaaggagaggaggacccacGTCACAGCAGAGTCATCCAGACTAGAGCGGCTGAAGTGCACTCTGTAGCCACGGAGGACCCCGCCACAGTGCAGCCCAGGACACAACGCAGTGTCACggaggtcagagacagacacgagtcagagacagacacagagactttAACTGTAACACAAAGGCTTTTACACACAGGATCTGACCACAGATCAGACCCAGAGCGACTGGGGCCACTGGGCTGTCCTCCTGCTCCCGGTTCCGAGTATTTACTTTACGGTAACCCAAGCATGAGGGCTGTTAATTCCCATCCAGACTCAGGTGACGCATCAGAGATTGGCAATGATCCGTCTTGTTCTTACGCTACAGAGATGGACCCTGGCAACATGCGTTTGGGTTTAGAGACACACACTGATCTGTCTAGAGGGAACTGGAAccggtacagtagtagtgtatactCTGAAGGGTGCCTAGATGACAAAGGGGAGGGTCTGGTTGTAGAGGAAGTGACTGTGAAAGTGGAGGGCGATGATCCTCCCACATGGAATGCAGATAGTCACCTAGGAGACGGACACTCACAGGGCGGAGATTTCTTAGATTACAGGGGAAGCTTAGAGACAAATCAAAATGTTGCGACCCACTCCCCTTTACACACACTCAGGGATCACGACCCAGTGTCCACGTCGATGGGGCCTTCCGATTCACACGGCCGCGTTCTTTTCGATCAGGTATTGAAATCAAACGACAGGGCTAGAGCCCAGgctcagggagagggagaaacattaGGCGGTAGTAAAGAGAAACGGTTCCTCTGCAGgttctgtaacaaaggcttcagctgcccccagaaggtggagatccaccagagggtccacacaggggtgaaacccttcagctgtacccagtgtcacatgTGTTTCGCCCAGGCTGgcaacctgaagaggcaccagagggtccacacaggagtgaaacccttcagctgtacccagtgtccCATGTGCTTTGCCCAGGCTGgtgacctgaagaggcaccagagggtccacacaggggaaaAACCCtacagctgtacccagtgtccCATGCGCTTCGCCCAGGCTGGTCACCTGAAGatgcacctgaaggtccacacgGGAGAAAGGCCATTTGCCTGTACGCACTGCGGGAAGAGGTTTTCAGAGAGGAGctacctcaggatacaccagcagaaaaaacATTCCACTCTATAA